Proteins from a genomic interval of Zingiber officinale cultivar Zhangliang chromosome 1B, Zo_v1.1, whole genome shotgun sequence:
- the LOC121983108 gene encoding protein indeterminate-domain 7-like isoform X2, whose product MMKGMRITQQQHDLAMVEENMSNLTSAASGETSFSSENPVQNKKKRNLPGNPDPEAEVVALSPQTLMARNRFVCEICSKGFQREQNLQLHRRGHNLPWKLKQRKEMVRKKVYVCPEASCVHHDPSRALGDLTGIKKHFSRKHGEKKWKCDKCSKKYAVQSDWKAHSKICGTREYKCECGTLFSRKDSFITHRAFCDALAKETASVNHHQSPLQFPQDSPSSLLQQPTLLQSQQLPPWQGSCSSGLTQFDPAAMIYHPPANYNPSPYMSATALLQKASEMGATMSRHSNLTQMALPRSTNVIGSSAEDAFEGMEGIAASHGVTRDFLGLQGLPQRSIFKLHGLEQQQQHQQSKKPWHG is encoded by the exons ATGATGAAAGGGATGAGAATAACCCAGCAGCAGCACGATTTGGCGATGGTGGAAGAGAACATGTCTAATCTCACCTCTGCTGCCTCAGGAGAAACTAGCTTCTCCTCTGAAAATCCAGTTCAAAACAAGAAAAAGAGGAATCTGCCAGGAAATCCag ACCCAGAGGCTGAGGTAGTGGCATTGTCCCCCCAGACCCTGATGGCCAGAAACAGGTTTGTGTGCGAGATCTGCAGCAAAGGATTCCAAAGGGAGCAGAACCTGCAGCTGCACCGGCGAGGCCACAACCTGCCGTGGAAGCTGAAGCAAAGGAAGGAGATGGTGAGGAAGAAGGTGTATGTGTGCCCGGAGGCGAGCTGCGTCCACCATGACCCTTCCAGGGCTCTTGGGGACCTCACCGGGATTAAGAAGCACTTCAGCAGGAAGCACGGCGAGAAGAAGTGGAAGTGCGACAAGTGCTCCAAGAAGTATGCCGTTCAGTCCGACTGGAAGGCTCACTCCAAGATCTGCGGCACCAGGGAATACAAATGCGAGTGCGGCACCCTTTTCTCAAG GAAGGATAGCTTCATCACTCACAGGGCCTTCTGTGATGCACTGGCGAAGGAGACCGCAAGTGTCAATCATCACCAGTCTCCACTGCAATTTCCTCAAGATTCGCCCTCCTCCCTCCTGCAGCAACCAACCCTCCTCCAAAGCCAGCAGCTCCCTCCATGGCAGGGATCCTGCAGCTCCGGTTTGACCCAATTCGATCCTGCTGCAATGATCTACCATCCTCCAGCCAACTACAATCCATCCCCTTACATGTCAGCCACTGCACTGCTCCAGAAGGCGTCAGAGATGGGTGCAACCATGAGCAGACATTCAAACTTGACCCAAATGGCACTTCCTCGCTCTACAAATGTAATCGGTTCATCCGCAGA GGATGCATTTGAGGGGATGGAGGGAATTGCTGCAAGTCATGGAGTAACAAGAGACTTCTTAGGGTTACAGGGACTCCCACAAAGGAGCATCTTTAAAC
- the LOC121983108 gene encoding protein indeterminate-domain 7-like isoform X1, giving the protein MMKGMRITQQQHDLAMVEENMSNLTSAASGETSFSSENPVQNKKKRNLPGNPDPEAEVVALSPQTLMARNRFVCEICSKGFQREQNLQLHRRGHNLPWKLKQRKEMVRKKVYVCPEASCVHHDPSRALGDLTGIKKHFSRKHGEKKWKCDKCSKKYAVQSDWKAHSKICGTREYKCECGTLFSRKDSFITHRAFCDALAKETASVNHHQSPLQFPQDSPSSLLQQPTLLQSQQLPPWQGSCSSGLTQFDPAAMIYHPPANYNPSPYMSATALLQKASEMGATMSRHSNLTQMALPRSTNVIGSSAEYVGHVENMVMSSPTSTTTPELTDGSCFRDAFEGMEGIAASHGVTRDFLGLQGLPQRSIFKLHGLEQQQQHQQSKKPWHG; this is encoded by the exons ATGATGAAAGGGATGAGAATAACCCAGCAGCAGCACGATTTGGCGATGGTGGAAGAGAACATGTCTAATCTCACCTCTGCTGCCTCAGGAGAAACTAGCTTCTCCTCTGAAAATCCAGTTCAAAACAAGAAAAAGAGGAATCTGCCAGGAAATCCag ACCCAGAGGCTGAGGTAGTGGCATTGTCCCCCCAGACCCTGATGGCCAGAAACAGGTTTGTGTGCGAGATCTGCAGCAAAGGATTCCAAAGGGAGCAGAACCTGCAGCTGCACCGGCGAGGCCACAACCTGCCGTGGAAGCTGAAGCAAAGGAAGGAGATGGTGAGGAAGAAGGTGTATGTGTGCCCGGAGGCGAGCTGCGTCCACCATGACCCTTCCAGGGCTCTTGGGGACCTCACCGGGATTAAGAAGCACTTCAGCAGGAAGCACGGCGAGAAGAAGTGGAAGTGCGACAAGTGCTCCAAGAAGTATGCCGTTCAGTCCGACTGGAAGGCTCACTCCAAGATCTGCGGCACCAGGGAATACAAATGCGAGTGCGGCACCCTTTTCTCAAG GAAGGATAGCTTCATCACTCACAGGGCCTTCTGTGATGCACTGGCGAAGGAGACCGCAAGTGTCAATCATCACCAGTCTCCACTGCAATTTCCTCAAGATTCGCCCTCCTCCCTCCTGCAGCAACCAACCCTCCTCCAAAGCCAGCAGCTCCCTCCATGGCAGGGATCCTGCAGCTCCGGTTTGACCCAATTCGATCCTGCTGCAATGATCTACCATCCTCCAGCCAACTACAATCCATCCCCTTACATGTCAGCCACTGCACTGCTCCAGAAGGCGTCAGAGATGGGTGCAACCATGAGCAGACATTCAAACTTGACCCAAATGGCACTTCCTCGCTCTACAAATGTAATCGGTTCATCCGCAGAGTATGTTGGACATGTCGAAAACATGGTTATGAGCTCTCCGACATCAACCACTACTCCAGAATTAACGGATGGCTCTTGTTTTAGGGATGCATTTGAGGGGATGGAGGGAATTGCTGCAAGTCATGGAGTAACAAGAGACTTCTTAGGGTTACAGGGACTCCCACAAAGGAGCATCTTTAAAC